A stretch of DNA from Candidatus Flexicrinis affinis:
AACGGCGTCAGCATAAAGCGGAGTCCTTAGTAACGGTGCGAAACGCTCTATCCGCCGTAGTGTAACGCGGGGCACGCGATGCGTGCTATATTTGAAGAGGACTTGAACGCGGTGAGATATGCTGAAGCTTCGAAAGCTGCTCGTCAAAGCGATGGCGTCGCGGAACATGCGCTTTGACGAATTCACGGTACTGGTCGAGGGGTTTGGTTTTGAGCTGAAGCGAATTAGTGGAAGTCATCGAATCTACAGACACGAGCGGGTGTCTGAGGTTCTCTCGCTGCAACCAGACAAGAACGGCCAAGCCAAACCCTATCAGATCCGTCTGCTTCTTCGGCTCGTCGAAGAGTACTCCTTGACCCTCGCGGAGGACGAATGAGCGATTATCACATCAACATCTTCTACAGCGACGAGGACAAGGCCTACATCGCGGATATCCCTGACCTCAAATACTGCACAGCGCACGGCGACACGCCGGAAGAAGCACTGCGCGAAGTGCTGTTCGCGAAGGAAGGCGTCCTTGCCGTCTTGCGTGAAGAAGGCGTGGCGATTCCCGAACCCCGCTATAAGCCGTTGATCTATCAGATTGCCGGGTGATTACGCGTCATCGCCGGTCCATCCGCCTGCAGGGCTACGATTACACACAGTCCGGCGCGTATTTCGTGACGATCTGCACACGGGACCGCACCTGCCTGTTCGGCGAGATTGCCGACGGGACGATGACTCTGAACCCC
This window harbors:
- a CDS encoding type II toxin-antitoxin system HicA family toxin, producing the protein MLKLRKLLVKAMASRNMRFDEFTVLVEGFGFELKRISGSHRIYRHERVSEVLSLQPDKNGQAKPYQIRLLLRLVEEYSLTLAEDE
- a CDS encoding type II toxin-antitoxin system HicB family antitoxin, with the translated sequence MSDYHINIFYSDEDKAYIADIPDLKYCTAHGDTPEEALREVLFAKEGVLAVLREEGVAIPEPRYKPLIYQIAG